The Brassica napus cultivar Da-Ae chromosome C7, Da-Ae, whole genome shotgun sequence genomic interval GATTGAATCATAACCTTTTTGGTTGTGATGTTGGTGTAGCCGGTTTGTGTGAGTGTGTCAAGAACCGCTTTCACCACGTCTATCCCTTGGTTCTCTCTCAGGTATGCTGCATTCTGAGGGACACAAGAAGATGTTATGATCCCAAAACCTTTAAGACTAAAGGAGGTTCAAGAGAGGTTACCTCCACACTGATCAAAACACCGGAAAGAGAGGTGGAGTTCTTTGCCAAGTTTAGGAACTCAGTAAGTGAAACAAGCTTCCCAGCGTTTCTCTCGTTTGGATTCCTAAACATATTGTATGTTCTGTATGGGTTTGATATAGCAGCTGCACAAAACAGTTGGAGTATAGTTACCGTAACTGGCAAGTTATCTAATTTCAAAATAGTCTGTAGTTTGTATCTATATGAGAATCTCTCAAATTAGTTACTATTAATAGTAGGAAGAAACTTACGAGTCAAGGTCTGGATCTCAGGCCAGGTGAGACTAAAAGTGTATATACCACCAAGTGAGCTAAGCTCATGAACATTTGTTGAACGGTTTCTCAAAGGAGTTTGGGCGACCATTGTGGTGTTCCCAAGATCGATGGAACTTGAGCAAAAGGGTGTACCGTCGCTGGACATTTGGACCGAGCAGTCTATAACATCAGCACCATCTTTGATTGCCTTGGCATATGCCAAGTCTGTACATCCTGGGTAGTCTCCACTTGCACCATTCTTGGATATAACAAGAAAATCAACTGAAAACAAGAATCATTTAGTAGATGACATAAGTcacaataagaaaaaaaaaagcaaagttATAACTCATCATACCTTGTTTTGTAGCGTTTCTGCCCATATGGGAGAAGCATTCTGATGAAAACATGAAAAAGAATGTTTTGATTTTGAGTCTTTTTATATTAAGGAAAAAGAGCTTTGTCTGTATAAGAGAGTTTTTGCTTTGCTTACCGACGGATGCAGATGCACTTATGGGAAAGTCAGAGAGCACACCATCGACAGAGAAGTTACCATTATCCACAAAAGATAGATACTCAGAGACAGGATCATAACTATAGTCATGTGCAATATCAACATCATTAGCAAAACCTGACACAAACACTTCAAGTCCTGCTTTGTGAGCATCTTGAACCAAAGAAGTAGACGGAAGCAAGTACTGCTTGTCATCTAGTGGCAACACGTAAGACTTGGGAACAAGAATCCCTGAAGCAAACGTTTTGACGAAAGTCAAGTTACTCAAGATAGAACCGTATGTTCTGTTTGTCGTCGGCTCGAATGTTTCTTTCTCGAGAAAACGGAACACGAAGATCGGTCCTTCACGCCCGAAACGTCCAGCGATTTTCTTGAAGAAGTTGACTTCAGGGGAAGAGATGAAGTCGATGATAATGGTTTTTGAAGTTGTGGTTAGAAAGGTGGTCATGCTGAGGTTATGCTGCGCGTAGAAGGCCTCGTGCTGAACGTTTAACCAAAGGCCTTGTGGTTTCAGCTCTGTGTTTACATCTTGAACAGTCAAGATCGAGTATCCGTTTCCATCGAATCTCTCGGACCGAGATAATATACCTCTGATCACTACAAAAGGTGAGAACAAAACGTCACACATTTGTTTTTGGACAAAACACTTTCTTaagtttattacaaaaataatatccAATGATAAAAATTCCCAAAATAAcacatacttatcaaaaaataatataaattattcaaaCTCATAATCACATATTCACCCTCAAAATACTAactcctaaacccaaatatgaaatatacatttgtttttatttttaataaatactattattttgaACATTGTTCGTGTTAGTTTTATCATAAAACATGATTTAATGCTAGTTAagagtatttttctttttctacaaAAGCACTCACTCACTAATGGAAGTTAAGAAGACTTACGGTTAACTTTGTTGAGATCTTTCAAGGAGAAATCGATGGTGAACCAGCCCTGTGTAGAGACTCCATTAACAAGGTAAGTGTTTGTACGATTTGGGTAAACAGCTTCAATATTAGAAGCATTGCTCATTGTTAAACCAGGGAAGCAGATCCCAGCTCCGTCTTTGGTTAGCTGAAGATCACACCATAGAACAACGTCTTCTACACTTGTCAGCATTGCGAAGTTGTAAGCATCGATGCTCGAATCTGGGAACAATCCAGAGAACCCTCCACGAGCAATCACACGAGGAGAGAAACCTAACAAGCAcgcaaagaaaaacaaattaaaaaggtAATCAAGAAAGTGATCTTTAAtacaagaagagagaaagtgagagcACTCACCGGTGAGCGTCTGCCATTTACTTTTAGATCCTTGAGCATCGGTTTGAACAGCAAGCAGCTGAATCAAAACAACACCACAGAGTAGAAGTAACCCTCGCATTGCCGGATTACCTCGCCGGAATTTGGTAATAACCTGTCGTTCTTCCTCCCGCCGTTGACTTtttcggcttcttcttcttttttttctcggAGACCGGAGGAGAtttgttagagagagagagagggtctTCTTAGTTCTAGTTGCTTCGTTTGTTGGATTGTCATTTATACGATCGttaattcaaattaaaataattataaatatcaaaaaagTCTGACTATTAATTTTGTTCTCACGAGTTACAAAAGTGTTATCGATCATCGAAAAGatttttttacaattaataattGGAGTCTACCACAATTACGCGTAATCACGTAGTTTTTATTTGGACGGTTCAAGAGCCGAGAGTTTAGTTGATCGGCTTCAGCTAAATACTGTCTACCGCTTTGTTCATTTGTTCCCGGATTCAACACactttttttctaataattaaGAGGTTGTGGATTCGTATACATTTCTATATCGagatacattttattttaaatttattttcttttgaaaattttattttttaaataaaatttgaaccCATAAATCCTTTTAAGGCATCTACTAACTAAACTAATTTTTCGTTACATATTAAGTTAGATTTAAAAGAGTGACATTAACTTTGTTTACTTGAATTCATGTTTTGTTAAACTAGctccaataaaatatataaaaatatcaagttATAAAGCAAACCAAGCGTTTATGTTACACTGTGATTATCTCTTgaatatctatactatactaaaagttgGATATCCTCCAATTCTAAACTATCCACGTCAGATTAAAAATTCAAGCCAACCAGTGTTTGCCAGCTCATTCTAATATTCAGATCAGCTAATATTTACATCTTTCTTTCGACCCTTCGTCTCTCTCATTCTCCACCATGAAACTCTTAACCTTATCTCAGTTTCCCTTTACCCATTAAAAAACGGGGGAAAACCGGCGGCTGCTACTCCTAGCAAACACAAAAGCCAATTCCAAGACGGTTCATCATCGACGGCTCCGACTTCTCTCTTTTCTCAACGGCGTTCTTACTGGACGTGAATATGAAGAAACCCTAAACATTGTGACAGGAGGCCTCCTAATTGGCCTTGAGATGCTGTTGAAGCAGAAGCGCAGAAGAGAGAAGTTGCTGCTGGTGACTTATCTCCCAGGTACCGTTTTCACCTCAATTACGTTCAGCTTAACTATGACGTTTGAATCAATGACtttgtgaaaaaaaagaaacgagtCTGTGTAGTGAAATTTCCGCGATGAGTAGTTTGATTGGTGAAATCAGCTTGGTCTGATCTGTAAATACAAATTATTTGGTCGTCTGTCAATTATTACAAATCTCTTAACAAAACAAAGTTCCAATTCGTTGTGGGGTTGGATGATTAAGAAAAAGTAGTCGCTGGTGATGCACTTAAGGTGTTAGTCCTGTATTAAAAAGCTGTAACTTTTGTGTGTTGATGTAATCTTTTAGTTGCAGGTTGTTAATTTTAGAACAGAATTGTAAAAAACCCTTTTATTTGGTTTCTGTATAGtgatggaaaatatttgatGCCGGTTACTTTGTGTCTCAGTAAGCAAGCTACTCGATAGTTTCTATCATAGTTTTCTGCAAGATCATGACCATAATTACGGCCAGGGCCAGCGAAGCACAAGAACATGTTACAGCTAGAGTTCTTTGAAAAGCTATTTGTTCATTACCTTACAAAAATTCCTGATTGGTGGCTGCGGTTTACTATCTTCTATGTTTCTGTTTACAGTTAATCACATGTAAGACACAAAGTAAATGTCCGCAGAAAAATACGATATCCTGAACTTCAGAAATAGTACGAAAAGGTTCACAACTACTCATCAGAAATCCAGGGTAGACCacatctccttctctgtttgCAATGTAACCtctcatattatatttttggttttgatttcatGTCAAATATACATTTCTGAGTTTTGCAGGAAATTGGTAAATATGATTAGGAGAGTAAAGTATTTCGAGATCCAACCAGAGAGCCACAGACCGACTTCTATGGTGTGGCTCTGCCGATGGAAATCTTTTTTCCCATGTGTAAGCTCTCATGTCTTTGGTGAAAATATGCGCTTTGGTGGACTCTTTTGCTGCAAAACGGTGGGGTTTTTAAGATTGCTTGGAACATGTCAAGAAACCTTTTGTTATTGACTACTAGATTTTACGAGGGTTTAAAATTCTAATCTTTTCCTGCAGAGTGCTAgctttatattaatattaagatgccaaaaaaacTGATTTTCCCTGTCTTATATAGGCTAATGGATACGGTAACAGAACAATGCACATCAACATACTCGAGAGTTAAAGTGAAAGAATAAATAAGAACGAGGACATGCTAGGCGGATCAAAAGCACCACCAATGGCCAAGCAAAACGCTACGTCTGGTACTCTTGCAAGTAGGGAGTTCTATAAAGAATCTTCTCAGCCTTCCAACGCTTTGAAAAAGACAACAGTGGGTAAGTACAGTAATTATCACAACAATTTATTATAGGTAAAACCAGTTCAACAAATCATGGTCTCCGTTTCCAGATATATCACAATGGAAGCGCTGGAGCAGTCCCTGAGGGACATTAATGGTGGAAGAGACATTAATGAAATTATTTCTGAAGTTGATGGAGAAAAATGTAAGTCCTACTATATTTTATAACTTTGATAAGCACATACAACAAAACTATAATCACAAGCCGGTTTTTAAGCTGATTAGATTGTGTTGTTTGTTCAGAGATGTAGGTTTGTGTACCTGGGTTGGAAAACTCTTGCTGTCCATAAATAAAGAACTAAAAACTTGATTAAATTGACAACCATCAGTTTCATGCTTTACATTTTCAGCATTCTCACATTGCTTTTAATGGCTGGGGATTTGATTTTGATTCAGAGTTTCAAAGAAGGGGAGCTTCGCCACTTCTTCCTCTTTGTGTCAAATCTATAGAAACGTCTGTTTCGTTCCATTTAAGGCGGCTCCTCTGCGGCTTCTCGGTGTCATTTCCAACTTCATACATTTTACACATGGGATGCTAACAAGTAACAACTTGCTATCGTAAATAAGGATGATAAAAGACATAAACATGGGGAAAATACACTTTGTATTATGAGAGAACTGCATCAGTTTAAAATATTGTAATTGTCGAGTGGGAGAACGGAGTACTGAATTAATTTACACACTGTATTAGCAGCCCTTGACCACTAAGATAAGCTATCTCAAAAGATTTGATTGCTTAAGAAAGAAAgctcaaatatatttttggatcaaaTAGTTGGTAAAGCCTTCAGTTTCCAGCTTAAATTGGGCGATTTCAACTTCACTTTCCAGCTCAAGTTGGGCGAGTTCAACGTCACTTCCAAACACCAAACATTCACTGTATCACGCATAATAACTGAGCACGAGAGGGATGCCCATGGACCCGATGACAATGGAGATGTTGCAAAGTTGGCAAAAGATGTGGCACCACCAAACGGTGAGAGCGTGAAGAAGAAGGCACGTCAGGAGTAGACCAACTTGGATTAAACAATTTCCCACCGCTTTGCttatcaaaatatgttttatcatatttttccCTAATAATTTGAACTctctaatatcttttatatttttaatttaatctcTTTGTTTTGGTGGATGTTTAAGCTAAAAATGCAATTTGTTCATTTTCTTTAAGATTTCAACTCGGCCTTATTATTATAGATTATAACTCTTACCCTTTTTTTGGATTGGATATTATCACTATTTATGCAGCTTAAACTTTAATTATCTTTTTAGGTTAATAACCGtattccaaaatttataaaatcatgTAAATTCCAAACCAACTGAGGCACAAATATCTGATTAAAGGTTAACCAAATTTATCAACGAAATAAAACCATAATGCATAAAGTATCATGCTTTATAGTACGAGCATATATAGAATTACATTTGGGTCGTTCTTTAAGATCGAACATACATTTGTTGACACTTTCCAAAAACTGTTTGTGACTTAtagtaaataaaacaaattataagtaATATTTTCTTGCATCACTTTCTCTAATCCTTAAATTTGacatttgaaaattaaaaatttcattataaattgaaaatctaatataaactgatcaacaaacatatattaaaagaatatCATTTTTTGTTACATAATACATGCTAAGACATTAttgaaacaatttatatatctatactattaaaagggaaggagttttaaaaaatctacctatgaaaaGTTGTTGGACTCTTTCATTAGacataactatttttttggtctcaccttatatttctctaactatgcAATAGTCAattaccttatatttctctaactatgcAATAATCAattaccttatatttctctaatttagtttaacaatatattctaaatatatatattctaaatatattgttatgatgatttttgataagaatatattatagatgcgattaaaaatttatattattaaaagaaaatatttttaaaaatatttataaaataatttataatatctatataaaactctttattttttatcctACCATTAACTACaataactataaataatttaaataataaaaaaataaatcctattattatttctcattttttatGATACACTTctctaattatttttcttattatcatCCAATGTTATTGTTGTTATTCAATAACGTTATATACATCATATATTATGCTCAAAGatggatatataatatttaaatatcaattattaaaatgaaagcaTATATCATACAACATATTATATCATGTCATCTAACATTatataattctaaatatttacaaaatcaaatttaataaaaaaacactttTGCAAATcatttgttaaaacaaaattatatatatttacgttaaattatttttttattacattaatatattagaaGTTTCATTCatctcttaaaatattattgaagattattttttttctaccaTGTAAACCAAATGCCGGGTCACACTTGATTGCATGTTTTTTCGAAGTTTGCATGCTTTAAATTAACAAGTTTTCATTAAATCTAAACCAGCTTATGTACAAGTCATCATGTTTACTGGTTCGACGACGGGTCCAAActtgatataaaattattgttctcatctaattgaaaataatttattttaaaataatagacgCACTGAGTCTGATCAatccatataatttttttttgaaaaaagtaatcaaacgattaaaaatataattacgtaataataattttttttgacataataaaattttgtaacataataatgtataacaagactaaaatactaattcatatcatatatttttatcaactgAAAAATAATCCGCGCttttaagcgcgggtcaaaatctagtattcttttaaaatataactttttataatttcatcaaattacatttaactttcaattaatttagcttAGAGGTgggtgtattaatttattaccGTGAGAAATTAGTTGTTGTAATAATATTAGAATCAAAAAActcttagaaataaaaaaatattactcattcttactttaaattttcttcaactatatcaaattgaaacacaaatcaaatggagaaatataaattattctattttcttaattttctaaCTTAATACTTTTTTGTtctctaataaaaatatattagtgaTTTTTTCAATTCAAaccaattaaatttaataaaatttacaatataatcTCAGAATAAAAAgagattatatttaattatttcaatataaagtaaattttaaagagaaaaagactagaatagcaccaaaccaagtttttgttcccaaagtagtaCTCATGgctcaaaatcacaaaaataggtttcattaaagaggtaatgtacacttatacccctagggttaattaatccaaaccttagggtttagagagaGTTAAGGGGTgtggttttggaattagggtttaaaattttataaataataaataataaaataaaaaataaaaaataaaaattttaaaaacaatttcaaaaagtatttttaaattataaaaagaaaatctgaaaaaaaaataaaaaaaaaatttgaatttttttttttaaaaaaaaattataaaaatttcgaatctgaaaacatataatctgaaactataaaaaaaattatttttttattttatttattttatttttatttattttagtttatttatttaattttaaaccaagggtattatagatattttaccctttaatgaatgtcatttttgtgactttctccttctagtgctatttttgagacataaacttcaaaagatactattattgacaattgcccaattttaaatgttatataaaattaaaatatattttaatataaaatagttttagtgtaaattcatccgcccgtagggcggaccaacccctagtatcttttaattttagaaaaataatgcTTATTGAGTATGCTATtaataatctctttctttatgTTTGAAACACTAATGGTTTTGCTCAACAAATAATGTTTATTGAGTATAGATTAGCATGACTATcatcatttaaatatataactccCGAGTACTACTTGTAAAAGTCATTTATCTGGCCACCGCTTGGGCCCCTTCACTTCACTGATATGATGAATTGTACCTCTGCACGCATTGGATTAGCATTCATGTTTTGTTCTGTACATACAAGTTGGCCATATATTaaacattataaaattttaaaatataacaaaacatGCTTCTACGTTTCATGCTTGAAAAATGTAAGAAAAGTTAGACTAATATAGCTGAtgggttttactaaatttttcaaattcgacCAAAAAGAATTTGGTTTTAATGTTTATATTCAGTTCTTAAAGTCTGAACAAATCTCAATTAGCTaagttttgttaaaaaaattgtatttttcctatagatgtatatataatatctttgtCTCAAATTgtcaataaaacatataaagttaaatataattcagttaaaacttcaaaaatacaatactataatactttttttttaacaacacatTAATGCTTATCAGATATAAACATCACTGAGACAAAGCAGAAGAAGAATTATAGGAacacatatttattaaaaagctTTTCTCTTTACTCCGTTTCCTCACATTTATCTTTCACGGAGTTAGAGATCTGATGAAGCTTTTTGTTTATATCGCCGGTTTGTTTCCGGCGTCTTTCAACCGGCTTCGGATTTTCGGACCGGTCATCGCCTCCGAAGTCGCACCTTATCTCTTGGTGGCCTTTCGGCTTTTGTCTCTGGCGCCTATCCCTTCTCCTCCGGTGATAGACGACCAGCTTTTGACTCCGCGTCAAGCTCCCATAGTGTTTGGCGGCAGCTTATCACCGGGATAATCCCGGTTATGTTCGATTAGCGTTTCCTGCATATTCTCCTCTCAATCGTCTCTCCTCTATTATCTCTGATGGCTTCTTCCTCTCCTTTGTTAGGGCCGCTTCATTTTCGGGCTTTCTTTCATCATTAAAAATGACCGTTATTCATGCAGAAAGATCGAAGATTGTTGAGTTGATTGAAAACGATTGTATTTTCTTCTCGAGACGTCGATCTGGTGATCGATTTGGATCTGGCTGAAGACTGCTCCGAGTGAGCGTTTCTTCTTCATCCTGTTTCCGCCGTTGGCAGGGATCCGTCGCATCTCCTCTCTGGTACCAGCGGAAGCAAGCTGACTCCCAGTCTAACCCGTGTCCATTGATCGCCGGGCGATCAAACACGTGGTGGTGATCTGTCGGTATCTTTCTGTAACggtttttttccttttggcTGGCGGTCCAAAGTCTGTTTATTTTGTTAGGGCTTTTGTGTCCCTTTTATCTTTTAAGTTGTGGGATTGGTTTTGTTTAGGGCTTTGACCTATTAATAAAActcagttgacaaaaaaaaaaaaaaaaaacaaagcagaagaaagagaagaagcttTGGTCGGCGACGGCTCGGCGCGCGCCAAATTTAAAAAGTAGTTGAGGCATAATTAACCGCTAAGGCGGGTCCCATAACGTGGCAGCATGAATTATCTGTAACAGATACGTGGCGACTGGCGAGTATCGATTTGTAGTCACGCATGACTTAAGGAAAGACGCGCAAACCTGTCAAAGGTTATACGTGGGTCCGTTGTTTGCTGTAAGCACCCCAAAACAAACCACCACTTTCTAAAATCTCTTTTAACAAATccttattttattttgtcttgttgtcacataatataaaatttcgAAGAAAAGTTATAAACTGTACATTGATGTGATGCGGTGTATTCaattggaataaatgtttttataggATTAAATAAATTCTTAATGGTCAACTtccaatacttttttttttttcgtcaaCAACTTCCAATACTTTAAGGAGGGGATGTTGACCTCAATCTTGTAATACTCTCTGAGTAggtgaaataattaattttattaatttatctaaTGGCCTTGGACGGTTTAATCCACGACCAACATACCTGGCTGTTTTCAGGATTATGAATtgaaaactaattaatttgTTTCCCCAACCCCAATCTTACTAAATACATGAGCAGTTCAAACAAGTATTCAACTTAAATTGAACGATTCTTTCTAAAAACATAAATAGTAAAACTCTAAATAATAACCCGATTAAGTACACACAATAAATTACTATATAGAGAGCTGTTAAGTGTTTACATCTTCTTTCCTCAAACTGAGACATGTTTGAGCATGTAGCTTCAGATTCCAATCACCATTCCTCGGTTAACTCAAACTGTTATTGTTAAAATCAtgaaattgaaagaaaaaaaacttgatgTTGTTTGGATGGCTGAAACACACAGGTTGGGACTGTGAGCATGGAATGGTTGGCTGGAGAGAAGACTAAAGTGGTGGGAACGTTTCCACCTCGGAAGCGCGGTTGAACTGGCTATGTTGAGAAGGATACTGCTGGTCAGACCAATGTTTACTCTATTGAGGTTTGTAATATGGATCCACTCATGTGATAGGGCATTATAATGTAGTTGAATCATGATATGTTTTCTGATAAGCATTATAATCTAGTTTAAAAGCATGATAACAAGTATAAATAGTCTTTGAGGAAGAAGCTAAGAGATTAGAGGTCTTTGATCAGTTTCTTATCTGGTAGTCCTTTGTTTGAGGGTTTAAGTGATCTCTTCTTCAACAAATCTCCAAGATGATGAAGAGTCTTACGCTTCTTGATCTTATCAGTCTGGTGCTATATTTGGTCTCATCCAAATTCTATTGGCTTCTTCTTACTCTTTATTGACTCAATTCTATTGCTAATCTTTTGctgaataatataatttttcttgttACTTTTTGCAGCCTGCAGTATAATGTTGCCATAAGCTCAGGTACTGCAGGATCTTCTTCTGATGGAGCTGAGAACACAGCAGCAATCGTAGGAGGCCTTGCCCTTATCGCCGCAGCTTCCTCTATACTCCTCCAAGTCGGTAAAGATGCTCCAGCTAAACCAAAAGCAGTGGGGACTACAGAGGACCGTCTCTTAGCTACTACATCAACAAGTTCAAGCCTTCAGAAGTTGTTCAGACTTCTACCCCCTATCCTCACTGAAGCTCCACCGGTGGCTCGGCAAGAAACTTCACTGCCGGAAATTACAGCCAGTGAGGCTCAGCCGGAGGAGACGTCTTCTGTTCCGGCAACTCTTAAGAGGTTATTAATTAGCCTAGTGATCCAATATATGCTGTGTAAAGATGAAATGAGGCTTATAAGCGCTTGAGATGTTTTGAACCGGCGTGCGCAGAGTCTTAATCAATCTTTAGAATCAAACTCAGTAGAAGGCAGGCAATATAAGATAAACACAGTCATATACAAAAGGATTGGATATAATGCACAACCTCTGAAAAACCAAAACATTGATAAGACAAAAACAGAGTCATGTCTTAAAGTCTTCAACTTTGAGTAGTACACTAGTCCTTTTAGATCCTTCTAAGGTCACATTAGCAACATCAACGAGCTTAGACTTCAAGAACAGTCTAGCAATCTCCCTAACATCACCTCCGCCGCATTCATCAACCGCCACCACGCAAAACCCGCCTCGCCTCACCGTCCTCTCCATCTCCTCCACGACCCTCCACGGAAACAGAGCATCGTCAAGATGCGCAGTAAACGCGAAATCAAACGCACCGTCGAAAAAAGGAAGGTTATGAGGATCAGCTCTTCTCACGAGAGGAAGCGAGTCAACCAACTCCACGGCGGTGACGTCGGATAGCCCGATCTGGTTCATCGCCATCGGAGCGTGGCCGGCGCCGGCGGAGAGGCAGAGAGCTTTGGTGTGGTTGCGAAGCAGCCCGAGATCGCGGAACCGGAGGAAGTAAgaggagaaggaggagagaCGCGTCGTCCAAGCCTTGGAGGACCAGAGGCGAGCGTTCTTCTTGGGTAAAGGGAGATGCTTTCGCGGCAAGGAGTCGCAGGTGGATCTCGGGAAATGCGTGTGGGGCTTCGAGGGAGCTTCTGGTGAGATGCACGTTCCCGGCGTCTGGAGAATCATTATCACCATGATCAACGTTCCGATGATTATGAACACCACCGAGACTCTGTTCAGCATCTTCTCGATGTTTCTCTCCATCGTTGCCGATCACTGATGTGATCCTCTGATCGTCTTAAAATGAATGGGGCTTATAAAACAGGCCCATATCACATAATGGGCCCAGTATgtaattgttatatttaaaacattcaGGATGAAtgtacaatttttaaaaagaagcgGGGCGGTtttgaatataataataaaag includes:
- the LOC106409345 gene encoding glycerophosphodiester phosphodiesterase GDPDL3-like; its protein translation is MRGLLLLCGVVLIQLLAVQTDAQGSKSKWQTLTGFSPRVIARGGFSGLFPDSSIDAYNFAMLTSVEDVVLWCDLQLTKDGAGICFPGLTMSNASNIEAVYPNRTNTYLVNGVSTQGWFTIDFSLKDLNKVNLIRGILSRSERFDGNGYSILTVQDVNTELKPQGLWLNVQHEAFYAQHNLSMTTFLTTTSKTIIIDFISSPEVNFFKKIAGRFGREGPIFVFRFLEKETFEPTTNRTYGSILSNLTFVKTFASGILVPKSYVLPLDDKQYLLPSTSLVQDAHKAGLEVFVSGFANDVDIAHDYSYDPVSEYLSFVDNGNFSVDGVLSDFPISASASVECFSHMGRNATKQVDFLVISKNGASGDYPGCTDLAYAKAIKDGADVIDCSVQMSSDGTPFCSSSIDLGNTTMVAQTPLRNRSTNVHELSSLGGIYTFSLTWPEIQTLTPAISNPYRTYNMFRNPNERNAGKLVSLTEFLNLAKNSTSLSGVLISVENAAYLRENQGIDVVKAVLDTLTQTGYTNITTKKVMIQSTNSSVLLDFKKQSRYETVYKVEETIRGILDSAIEDIKAFASAVVIVKSSVFPDSEGFVTEQTNVVERLQKSQLPVYVELFQNEFVSQPYDFFSDANVEINSYVTGAGVNGTVTEFPYTAARYRRNRCLGSKETPPYMAPVQPGGLLQVVNHASLPPAEAPNPVFTDADVTEPPLPPVTAKAPTSTP
- the BNAC07G40590D gene encoding uncharacterized protein BNAC07G40590D, producing MERNIEKMLNRVSVVFIIIGTLIMVIMILQTPGTCISPEAPSKPHTHFPRSTCDSLPRKHLPLPKKNARLWSSKAWTTRLSSFSSYFLRFRDLGLLRNHTKALCLSAGAGHAPMAMNQIGLSDVTAVELVDSLPLVRRADPHNLPFFDGAFDFAFTAHLDDALFPWRVVEEMERTVRRGGFCVVAVDECGGGDVREIARLFLKSKLVDVANVTLEGSKRTSVLLKVEDFKT